Sequence from the Aromatoleum petrolei genome:
CGCAAGTCCGTGTCGCATTGCTGTCTCCTCTTCCTGTGGTGTTGTTATCGAAACTGCGTGGGTGAAATCTGGGCCGTGCGCCACCGCCGGCAGCGGCGGGAAGTCCGCGCCGGCCGGTCGAAGCACGTCGGAGTAAGGGGGATCAGAGGAGCGCGGGTTTGCGCGTGCGGACCCAGTTCGTCGCCTGTTCGTAGGCGTGGCCGATCTGCAGCACGGCCAGGTCGGCCTGCGCCTTGCCGATGACCTGCAGGCCCATGGGCAGGCCCTGCGCATTGAATCCGGCGGGGACGTTGAGGATGGGCAGGCCGGCGAGCGTGCCGCCAACCACGATCTCCATCCAGCGGTGGTAAGTGTCCATGCGCCTGCCGGCGACTTCGGTCGGCCAGTGCAGGCCGGAATCGAAGGGGAAGACCTGGGCGCTCGGCAGCACGAGGTAATCGTAGGTTTCGAAGAGCTTGCGCAGCGACTCGTACCACTTGCTGCGCTGGACGCTGGCTTTCCACACGTCCGCGCCGGTGAGCTGCAGCCCGCCTTCGATCTCCCACACCGCCTCGGGCTTCATCTGCGCACGCTTGGCGGGGTCCGCATACAGGCCGCCGCCCAGCCCGGCGATCGAGAAGTGGCGCAGCGTAAGCCAGGTCTGCCACAGTTGCTCCATCGGGTAGTCGGGCACGACCTCGTCGATGCGGCAGCCGATCGCCTCGAAGCCCTTGAGCGCCTCGCGGCACAGCGCGAGCACGCCCGGCTCCATCGGCAGGTAGCCGCCGTAGTCGCCCATCCAGCCGATGCGCGAGCCGCGGAAATCCCGCTGCAAGGGCGCCGCGAAGGCAGCGGGGTCCTGGTCGATCGACATCGGCAGGCGCGCATCGTGGCCCGCCTGCACCGACAGCAGGCGCGCGACATCGCGCACCGTGCGGCCCATCGGCCCCTCGTAGCCCATCTGCTGGAAATACACTTCGCCTGCGGGGCCAAACGGCACCCGTCCCTGCGACGGCCGGAAGCCGAACACGTTGTTGTACGCCGCCGGATTGCGCAGCGAGCCCATCATGTCGCTGCCGTCGGCCACCGGCAACATCCGCGTCGCGAGCGCCACCGCCGCGCCGCCGCTGCTGCCGCCGGCATTCCGGGTCTGG
This genomic interval carries:
- a CDS encoding amidase encodes the protein MDEKTMREDARRAPGTTQGLGRREFLRRAGLLSMAAVVPGTFAGAGKALAAAGRPAASEIVMADALELSDWIKARKVSCREVMVAYLDHVERINPIVNAIVSLQDRGRLLKEADERDAQLARGQYLGWMHGMPQAPKDLTATAGIPTTQGSPIFKDYVPKQDSVIVERVRRNGAILIGKTNTPEFGLGSVCYNPVFGTTLNAYDQTRNAGGSSGGAAVALATRMLPVADGSDMMGSLRNPAAYNNVFGFRPSQGRVPFGPAGEVYFQQMGYEGPMGRTVRDVARLLSVQAGHDARLPMSIDQDPAAFAAPLQRDFRGSRIGWMGDYGGYLPMEPGVLALCREALKGFEAIGCRIDEVVPDYPMEQLWQTWLTLRHFSIAGLGGGLYADPAKRAQMKPEAVWEIEGGLQLTGADVWKASVQRSKWYESLRKLFETYDYLVLPSAQVFPFDSGLHWPTEVAGRRMDTYHRWMEIVVGGTLAGLPILNVPAGFNAQGLPMGLQVIGKAQADLAVLQIGHAYEQATNWVRTRKPALL